The following coding sequences are from one Paenibacillus sp. FSL R5-0912 window:
- a CDS encoding ABC transporter permease subunit, protein MSKLWALYSREMLEAVRSYKLIWIPVVFIILGIMQPLVTFYMADILAASSNVPAGFMDSYEMPGAAAVMAQALGQYGTIGILILTLGTMNSLAGERSSGTAELLMARPVSPVSIVVAKWAANFTVLVIALVLGVAGAAYYTVQLMGSLAWGTVAAASGLYALWLLCAVSLTLLFSAWLRGPAAAGFALLLAAGMSLAHSLLPSRTAWLPAALPGMSAGLLAEGSVTGGPMISAVLLIVACIAGASLLIRRNKLPN, encoded by the coding sequence ATGAGCAAGCTCTGGGCCCTGTATTCGAGAGAGATGCTGGAGGCAGTGCGCAGCTATAAGCTGATCTGGATACCTGTAGTGTTCATTATTCTAGGCATCATGCAGCCGCTAGTCACCTTTTATATGGCTGATATACTGGCAGCCTCATCAAATGTCCCGGCAGGGTTTATGGACAGCTACGAGATGCCTGGTGCTGCTGCGGTAATGGCCCAGGCTCTGGGCCAATACGGCACGATTGGCATCCTGATTCTGACGCTGGGGACAATGAACAGCCTGGCCGGCGAGCGGAGCAGCGGGACAGCCGAGCTGCTGATGGCCAGACCTGTTTCACCGGTATCGATCGTTGTTGCCAAATGGGCGGCAAATTTTACAGTGCTGGTAATTGCACTGGTACTGGGGGTAGCGGGGGCGGCTTATTATACAGTGCAGCTTATGGGGAGCTTGGCCTGGGGCACAGTTGCGGCGGCTTCCGGACTCTATGCACTCTGGCTGCTGTGTGCGGTGTCACTTACGCTGCTCTTCAGCGCCTGGCTGCGCGGACCTGCTGCTGCCGGGTTTGCTCTCCTGCTGGCTGCGGGGATGAGTCTCGCCCACAGCCTGCTGCCTTCCAGGACTGCCTGGTTGCCTGCCGCTCTGCCCGGAATGTCTGCCGGCTTGCTTGCAGAAGGCAGCGTAACCGGCGGGCCGATGATCTCAGCAGTGCTGTTAATCGTTGCTTGTATTGCAGGAGCTTCGCTGCTCATTCGTAGGAATAAATTGCCGAATTGA
- the gatC gene encoding Asp-tRNA(Asn)/Glu-tRNA(Gln) amidotransferase subunit GatC, with protein MSITVKDVQHVAKLARLQLSPEEEATFTEQMNAILQYAEKLNELDTENVEPTTHVLQVSNVMRDDVVKESLSQEAALLNAPEDEEGHFKVPAVLE; from the coding sequence ATGAGCATCACCGTCAAAGATGTGCAGCATGTGGCCAAGCTGGCCCGCCTGCAATTAAGCCCGGAAGAAGAGGCTACCTTCACCGAACAAATGAATGCTATTTTACAATATGCCGAGAAATTGAATGAGCTTGACACGGAGAATGTAGAGCCGACCACTCATGTGCTACAGGTCAGCAATGTGATGCGTGACGATGTGGTGAAGGAGAGCCTGTCCCAGGAGGCAGCACTGCTTAACGCGCCGGAAGATGAAGAAGGACATTTCAAGGTTCCCGCTGTTCTGGAATAA